One window of the Gordonia westfalica genome contains the following:
- a CDS encoding helix-turn-helix transcriptional regulator, with protein MNSASAGRAGHALSDLDRQLRALLDLPPASEPMSLQSVLRDARHTTEFAVRVDSRTAVVDATLISRSLSLQLTLHKFFVERRTATMQALPSSLRRLSGVDDRTMTRVLCEELVSTAGFGRAVFSGVCDGALRPTHQATATGDGVESIEFAGDLRVEVAEDSAEQTCITTAGGPRRVESADADPRMAELLATRAYAVAPVLMSSSVSAVVHVVPAAPLAIDDDDLRCLGAYQGAASAAFSRDVWSDIAIAHHAAVRRAAETIVEDASRVTADDFDIGAEVPSEVHPPPLAVPAVNLQIENCLTSRETEVMRLIAQGLSNAEIADRLFIGIETVKSHVKKVLRKIGAVNRSEAISLYLDKG; from the coding sequence ATGAATTCCGCGAGCGCCGGTCGGGCCGGTCACGCGTTATCTGATCTCGACCGGCAGCTCCGCGCATTGCTGGATCTGCCACCGGCGTCCGAGCCGATGTCTCTGCAGTCGGTGCTGCGCGACGCCCGGCACACGACCGAGTTTGCCGTACGGGTGGATTCGCGAACCGCCGTTGTCGATGCCACCCTGATCTCGCGATCACTGTCGCTGCAACTGACGCTGCACAAGTTCTTCGTCGAACGACGCACCGCCACGATGCAGGCGCTGCCGTCCTCGCTCCGCCGGCTCAGCGGAGTGGACGATCGGACGATGACACGGGTGCTGTGCGAGGAGCTGGTCTCGACCGCGGGGTTCGGGCGTGCGGTGTTCTCCGGGGTGTGCGACGGCGCGCTCCGGCCAACGCACCAGGCGACGGCCACCGGCGACGGAGTCGAATCCATCGAGTTCGCCGGGGACCTGCGGGTCGAGGTCGCGGAGGACTCAGCCGAACAGACGTGTATCACGACAGCCGGCGGGCCCCGGCGAGTCGAGAGTGCTGACGCCGATCCGAGGATGGCAGAGCTGCTCGCCACCAGGGCATACGCGGTCGCGCCGGTCCTGATGTCGTCGTCGGTGTCTGCCGTCGTCCACGTCGTTCCGGCGGCACCTCTTGCGATCGATGACGACGATCTACGATGCCTGGGGGCTTACCAGGGTGCCGCGAGTGCCGCATTCTCGCGCGATGTCTGGTCCGATATCGCCATCGCTCACCATGCCGCGGTTCGACGAGCCGCCGAGACCATCGTCGAGGACGCCAGCCGGGTCACCGCCGACGACTTCGACATCGGTGCCGAAGTCCCGTCGGAGGTACATCCACCGCCGCTGGCCGTCCCGGCCGTCAACCTCCAGATCGAGAACTGCCTCACGAGCCGGGAGACCGAGGTCATGCGCCTCATCGCGCAGGGGTTGTCCAATGCAGAGATCGCCGACCGCCTCTTCATCGGGATCGAGACGGTCAAGTCACACGTGAAGAAGGTGTTGCGAAAGATCGGCGCCGTCAACCGATCCGAGGCGATTTCGCTCTACCTCGACAAGGGTTGA
- a CDS encoding helix-turn-helix transcriptional regulator, translated as MAGSGVRSDTWLIDRAWDHVHDGLDFLGPPPPEPTSDLAEMLNAVRTGLERFVTRPEIADGRRVDACRLLFDVHNDQSALLARESQRTAHALGHVRKVIEDLLDSATDQIVADIPVRMCRDLSFGRAMISSIRSAVWVPRHLHIESDDSPENNTFLDYVHGAHIPLSHAPLETEIVRTRTSTMTERATNDRRTFKELVAVSRSDGYVAAPIVSRGRTIGILHADRPQGRSEVCAGDLTVVSALGECLSSVLERAKLQERLEISAAHVDRVFGDIVSHLGEAATFPHRRPATAERSVPDLGALPDKAAGAPAFLTPREREVLAHISTGATNAQIARALVISEETVKSHLKQISKKLGTTTRSAAVARFAQLTHQSSIHGA; from the coding sequence GTGGCCGGTTCCGGGGTTCGGAGTGACACCTGGCTGATCGATCGCGCTTGGGACCACGTGCACGACGGGTTGGACTTCCTCGGTCCGCCACCGCCGGAACCGACATCCGATCTGGCGGAGATGCTGAACGCCGTCCGCACCGGTCTGGAACGGTTCGTGACCCGACCGGAGATAGCTGACGGACGACGCGTCGATGCATGTCGGCTGCTGTTCGACGTCCACAACGACCAGTCCGCGCTCCTCGCGCGCGAATCGCAACGGACCGCACACGCCCTCGGCCATGTTCGTAAGGTCATCGAAGACCTGCTCGACTCGGCTACCGATCAGATCGTTGCCGACATCCCGGTGCGGATGTGTCGCGATCTGTCCTTCGGCCGGGCGATGATCTCCTCCATCCGGTCCGCCGTGTGGGTCCCTCGTCATCTGCACATCGAGAGTGATGACAGCCCGGAGAACAACACCTTTCTGGACTACGTCCACGGCGCACACATCCCGTTGTCTCACGCGCCGCTCGAGACCGAGATCGTCAGAACCCGCACGTCGACGATGACCGAACGCGCGACGAACGACAGACGGACCTTCAAAGAACTCGTCGCGGTGTCCCGCTCGGACGGGTACGTCGCCGCACCGATCGTCTCGCGGGGTCGCACGATCGGCATCCTGCACGCCGATCGTCCACAGGGCCGCTCGGAAGTGTGCGCGGGAGATCTCACCGTCGTCAGCGCCCTGGGCGAATGCCTCTCCTCGGTCCTCGAGCGCGCCAAGCTCCAGGAGCGACTCGAGATCAGCGCCGCACACGTCGACCGTGTGTTCGGGGACATAGTCTCGCACCTGGGCGAGGCAGCGACGTTCCCCCACCGGCGGCCTGCCACGGCGGAGAGGTCTGTGCCGGACCTCGGCGCACTGCCGGACAAGGCGGCCGGCGCACCTGCGTTTTTGACGCCTCGCGAGCGAGAGGTTCTGGCCCACATCAGCACCGGCGCAACAAATGCTCAGATCGCCCGGGCCCTGGTGATCTCCGAGGAAACCGTGAAGTCCCACCTGAAGCAGATCTCGAAGAAGCTGGGCACCACGACGCGGTCAGCGGCCGTCGCACGCTTCGCGCAACTCACCCACCAGTCGTCCATCCACGGGGCATGA
- a CDS encoding aldehyde dehydrogenase: MTNATEHDSLFVGGEWRSPAGTGRITVVSPNTEEGLGSVPEGTEPDIDAAVSAARAAFADPNGWGGWSAGARADAMERLADELDKRSEDIARAVSSQNGMPIAVAQQLEAVFPQLLLRYYAGLAREYPFEETRPGLLGGSTLVTSEPIGVVGAIVPWNFPQALAAFKYAPGLAAGATFVMKPSPETVFDSFILADAVAAAGIPEGVINIVPGGRELGAYLVSHPGIDKVAFTGSTAAGRSIAETCGRLLRPVTLELGGKSAAIILDDADLDLSKIGEQLFGSTLLNNGQTCFLGTRILAPSNRYDEVVETLTGLAASLQVGDALDPTTQIGPMATSRQRDRVESYIAKGKGDGARLTTGGGRPEAADRGWFVEPTVFADVDNNHAIAQEEIFGPVLSVISYDGDDEAVAIANASDYGLGGSVWTSDHDRGVALARRIASGTLGINSYLPDPTAPFGGIKASGLGRELGPEGLAAYLVPKSIYL; the protein is encoded by the coding sequence ATGACTAATGCAACAGAACACGACAGCTTGTTCGTGGGCGGGGAATGGCGGTCACCGGCGGGTACCGGTCGAATCACGGTGGTGTCGCCGAACACCGAGGAGGGGTTGGGCTCGGTGCCCGAGGGCACCGAGCCCGACATCGACGCCGCGGTCTCCGCGGCACGTGCCGCATTCGCCGATCCGAACGGCTGGGGCGGATGGAGTGCCGGGGCACGCGCCGACGCGATGGAGCGACTCGCCGACGAGTTGGACAAGCGATCCGAGGACATCGCGCGGGCGGTCAGCAGCCAGAACGGGATGCCGATCGCGGTCGCGCAGCAGTTGGAGGCGGTGTTCCCGCAACTGTTGCTGCGTTACTACGCCGGCCTGGCCCGCGAGTACCCGTTCGAGGAGACCCGGCCCGGTTTGCTGGGCGGGTCGACGCTGGTGACCTCGGAACCGATCGGCGTCGTCGGTGCGATCGTGCCGTGGAACTTCCCGCAGGCCCTGGCCGCTTTCAAGTACGCGCCCGGACTCGCGGCAGGTGCGACCTTCGTCATGAAGCCGTCCCCGGAGACAGTCTTCGACAGCTTCATCCTCGCCGACGCCGTTGCCGCTGCCGGCATTCCTGAGGGCGTCATCAACATCGTCCCGGGAGGTCGGGAACTCGGTGCCTACCTGGTGTCGCACCCGGGGATCGACAAGGTGGCGTTCACCGGGTCGACCGCTGCGGGTCGGAGTATTGCGGAAACTTGTGGTCGGCTGCTGCGTCCGGTCACTCTCGAGCTCGGCGGGAAGTCGGCGGCCATCATCCTCGACGACGCTGATCTCGACCTGAGCAAGATCGGTGAGCAGCTCTTTGGTTCCACTCTGCTCAACAACGGGCAGACATGCTTCCTGGGAACGCGAATCCTTGCGCCCAGCAACCGATATGACGAGGTTGTCGAGACGCTCACCGGATTGGCCGCCTCGCTACAGGTGGGCGATGCCCTCGACCCGACCACTCAGATCGGGCCGATGGCGACGTCGCGTCAACGCGACCGGGTCGAGTCCTACATCGCCAAGGGCAAGGGCGACGGAGCGCGACTGACCACCGGTGGCGGACGTCCCGAGGCCGCCGATCGCGGGTGGTTCGTCGAACCGACGGTCTTCGCCGACGTCGACAACAATCACGCCATCGCCCAGGAGGAGATCTTCGGTCCGGTGCTCTCGGTCATCTCCTACGACGGCGACGACGAGGCGGTGGCGATCGCGAACGCCAGCGACTACGGACTCGGCGGCTCGGTGTGGACCTCCGATCACGACCGCGGTGTTGCCCTCGCGCGCCGGATCGCTTCGGGCACATTGGGAATCAACAGCTACCTCCCGGACCCCACGGCGCCGTTCGGCGGAATCAAGGCGTCGGGGCTGGGGCGTGAACTCGGGCCGGAAGGACTCGCTGCCTACTTGGTGCCCAAGTCGATCTATCTGTGA
- a CDS encoding cytochrome P450: MTSTTSAARATTVPKEIAEQIILPEGHRDEVALFNAYRWLRDNNPLGVGEVEGYQPIHLVSKHADIMEIERQPHIFTSGGGENKGSENPILTNIAGDEFTKSINNGSLRILETLTYLDPPEHTVIKDIAADWFRPNKLKQWEDTIRGLAQESVSKLVAGNGRLDFVKDFAISFPLHVIMSLFGVPESDEPRMMSLTQDFFGTADPDAVREDVTPMSPEAAAQQWAATIADFFAYFEVLLQDRRANPRDDLATLIATARNEDGEYFPPQVAYGYFIAIATAGHDTTSSTLAGGVHALSQDPALLARVKGDLSLVPNLVNESLRWASPVKHFMRTALEPYELRGRLVEPGDRFMLLYQSGNRDSDVFVDPDVFNIDRRPNKHIAFGYGPHMCIGQHLARIELRIMFEELLPKIEAIEVTEDTKVIQTNFVGGLKNMPVAIDFVS; this comes from the coding sequence ATGACTTCAACGACGAGTGCAGCACGCGCGACCACGGTGCCGAAGGAGATCGCGGAGCAGATCATTCTGCCCGAGGGTCATCGCGACGAGGTGGCGCTGTTCAACGCATACCGGTGGTTGCGGGACAACAATCCCTTGGGCGTCGGTGAGGTCGAGGGCTACCAGCCGATCCATCTGGTCAGCAAGCACGCCGACATCATGGAGATCGAACGTCAGCCGCACATCTTCACCAGCGGTGGTGGCGAGAACAAGGGATCGGAGAATCCGATCCTGACCAACATCGCCGGTGACGAGTTCACCAAATCGATCAACAACGGGAGCCTGCGCATCCTGGAGACGCTGACCTATCTCGACCCGCCCGAGCATACCGTCATCAAAGACATTGCGGCCGACTGGTTTCGGCCTAACAAGCTCAAGCAGTGGGAGGACACCATCCGTGGCCTCGCCCAGGAGTCGGTGTCCAAGCTCGTCGCAGGCAACGGACGACTCGACTTCGTCAAGGACTTCGCCATCTCCTTTCCGCTGCACGTCATCATGAGCCTGTTCGGTGTGCCGGAGTCCGACGAGCCGCGGATGATGTCACTGACCCAGGACTTCTTCGGCACCGCCGATCCCGACGCCGTCCGGGAGGACGTGACGCCCATGTCGCCGGAGGCCGCAGCCCAGCAGTGGGCGGCGACCATCGCTGACTTCTTCGCCTACTTCGAAGTCCTGCTGCAGGATCGGCGCGCGAACCCTCGCGACGACCTGGCCACCCTGATCGCCACCGCGCGCAACGAGGACGGCGAATACTTTCCGCCACAGGTCGCCTACGGCTACTTCATCGCGATCGCGACCGCCGGTCACGACACCACGTCGTCGACCCTGGCAGGCGGCGTGCACGCACTCTCGCAGGACCCGGCACTGCTTGCCCGGGTAAAGGGCGATCTGTCCCTGGTTCCCAACCTCGTCAACGAGTCGCTGCGGTGGGCGTCGCCGGTCAAGCACTTCATGCGGACCGCGTTGGAGCCCTACGAACTCCGTGGCCGCTTGGTCGAACCGGGAGACCGGTTCATGCTTCTGTACCAGTCGGGTAACCGCGACAGTGACGTCTTCGTCGATCCCGATGTGTTCAACATCGACCGTCGCCCCAACAAGCACATCGCCTTCGGCTACGGCCCCCACATGTGCATCGGCCAGCACCTGGCAAGGATCGAACTGCGTATCATGTTCGAGGAACTGCTCCCGAAGATCGAAGCCATCGAGGTGACGGAAGACACCAAGGTCATCCAGACCAACTTCGTCGGCGGCTTGAAGAACATGCCCGTCGCGATCGACTTCGTTTCGTAG